Proteins encoded in a region of the Megalops cyprinoides isolate fMegCyp1 chromosome 3, fMegCyp1.pri, whole genome shotgun sequence genome:
- the LOC118773988 gene encoding neuronal PAS domain-containing protein 4A-like: protein MYRSTKGASKARRDQINAEIRNLKELLPIPDADKARLSYLHIMSLACMYTRKAVFFSQEAEFASSHEESARFMSFHELSELVHELPGFLMMLTSEGKLLYLSDSVTEHLGHSMVDLVAQGDSVYDIIDPTDHFVMRSNLAPTTTPDTDRLFRCRFNTSKSVRRQSAGSRLALIRARCLSTPGPASSYWTSNPVWLCFCSPLEGHPTSPVRSPPLTPPADHAFFLAGFHSQHSQDMRLQDAEDSVSVYLGYDVQTLRSRSWYSLVHPQDLPHASAQHCSLMSEGGEGRVEMVIRVETADHSWIWLYMVLHLEAGENPISCRNFVISETEAWSVRQQLCTEQTQLALVLSASASYQDSLGLQSPDTLSSPDQVFTPSSSGLSGQSFDFSAAASSMSSSEELGGATAESVQPEGGDPRSSLSSLEEESFSQQSQQQPPQQSSDPAASPAPGASPTQETASDLDFLTQVIFPPPSLHTVPRPPAQSLPSLTMPHLQQGHEQVCTPPYTPQVGGGAFMFGESLYTDCSTTPTAANPPVAMTTSFVAPANRPVLLPLSVPCPSSEMLVSLEHCGNSIYEKLPPTPDTPGGGDCTVMALPEVRGPLFVDVPQGAFCYPPEGLLTPDTSPGEQYCRTTFSLQMEKEKERAEISLLAQHISSLADGFCSNPLLPKCTPSSSIFPSNTAQPPVQDSAPPLGELYPVKPWRGLDSPLFPDDCSLFEESVLESLLQELLCSSSSSSTPLSPHPSSPSPSSPPPSPPTPECWCPHPSFEGGASIGASHLCSVQSAHCNCMAVGGATAGAEAGVMEMDTSSSSIPACPALLTAPSALSVPATPVSPTMPGQPRAQSLLGELATLEPVFGAGASIAPVPGQQPELYQLHRDPSPQHFRQDGSGSDPPF, encoded by the exons ATGTACCGGTCCACGAAAGGAGCTTCTAAGGCTCGGAGAGACCAGATCAATGCAGAGATTCGCAacctgaaggagctgctgcCGATCCCCGACGCGGATAAAGCCCGACTCTCCTATCTGCACATCATGTCGCTCGCCTGCATGTACACCAGGAAGGCTGTCTTCTTCTCTCAAG AGGCAGAATTCGCCAGCAGCCACGAAGAGAGCGCGAGATTCATGTCCTTCCACGAACTTTCGGAATTGGTGCACGAGCTGCCGGGATTCCTGATGATGCTCACCAGCGAGGGCAAGCTCCTCTACCTTTCCGACAGCGTTACGGAACATCTCGGACACTCTATG GTGGATCTGGTTGCTCAGGGCGACAGTGTATATGACATCATTGATCCCACTGACCATTTTGTCATGAGGAGCAACCTGGCACCCACTACTACGCCTGATACAg ACCGCCTGTTTCGCTGTCGCTTCAACACTTCAAAATCTGTCCGCCGACAGAGCGCCGGCAGCAGGCTAGCGCTGATCCGCGCGCGCTGTTTATCCACACCGGGACCCGCATCCTCTTATTGGACTTCCAAtccagtgtggctgtgtttctgctccCCTTTGGAAGGACACCCGACCTCCCCCGTCAGAAGCCCTCCACTGACTCCACCGGCGGACCACGCCTTCTTTCTGGCTGGTTTTCATTCCCAGCACAGCCAGGACATGAGACTGCAAGACGCTGAAGACAG TGTCAGTGTATATCTGGGCTATGATGTGCAGACGCTTCGCTCGCGTTCCTGGTATAGCCTCGTGCACCCACAGGATCTCCCCCATGCCTCTGCGCAGCACTGCAGCCTGA TGAGTGAAGGGGGCGAGGGGCGCGTGGAGATGGTGATTCGGGTGGAGACTGCAGATCACTCCTGGATCTGGCTCTACATGGTGCTCCACCTCGAAGCTGGAGAAAACCCCATCAGCTGCCGCAACTTCGTCATCAG tgagaCAGAGGCCTGGTCAGTGAGGCAGCAGCTGTGTACTGAGCAGACGCAGCTCGCCCTGGTGCTGAGCGCTAGCGCCTCCTACCAGGACAGCCTGGGGCTGCAGTCACCGGACACCCTGTCCAGCCCAGACCAAGTCTTTACCCCCAGCAGCAGCGGCCTGTCTGGCCAGTCCTTTGACTTCAGCGCTGCAGCGTCCAGCATGAGCTCCTCCGAGGAGCTAGGGGGCGCCACTGCTGAGTCTGTGCAGCCAGAGGGCGGTGACCCCCGGTCTAGTCTCTCTTCCCTGGAAGAAGAGAGCTTCTcgcagcagagccagcagcagccGCCGCAGCAGTCCAGCGATCCCGCTGCCAGTCCCGCCCCCGGGGCCTCTCCCACTCAAGAGACCGCATCTGACCTGGACTTCCTCACCCAGGTCATCTTCCCACCCCCATCGCTCCACACAGTCCCCCGTCCCCCTGCCCagtccctcccctctctcactatGCCCCACCTCCAGCAGGGTCACGAGCAGGTGTGCACACCCCCTTACACTCCTCAGGTAGGAGGAGGTGCCTTTATGTTCGGGGAGTCACTTTACACCGACTGCTCCACCACCCCTACTGCCGCCAACCCTCCCGTTGCCATGACAACGAGCTTTGTGGCCCCTGCTAACAGGCCTGTGCTCCTTCCACTCTCGGTCCCCTGCCCCAGCTCCGAGATGCTCGTCTCTCTGGAGCACTGCGGCAACTCCATTTATGAGAAacttccccccaccccagacaCGCCAGGCGGTGGTGACTGCACTGTCATGGCACTCCCTGAGGTCCGGGGGCCACTGTTTGTGGATGTCCCCCAAGGGGCCTTCTGTTACCCCCCCGAAGGCCTCCTCACACCAGACACCTCTCCGGGCGAGCAGTACTGCCGGACTactttctctctgcagatggagaaggagaaggagcgAGCTGAGATCTCACTCCTGGCTCAGCATATCAGCTCTCTGGCTGATGGGTTCTGCTctaaccccctcctccccaaatgcaccccctcctcctccatctttcCTTCCAACACTGCCCAGCCCCCAGTGCAGGACTCAGCTCCTCCACTGGGCGAGCTCTACCCTGTCAAGCCCTGGAGGGGTTTGGATTCGCCCCTTTTTCCAGATGACTGCTCTCTGTTTGAAGAGAGTGTTTTAGAGTCCCTCCTCCAAGAactcctctgctcctcctcttcctcctccacgcCCCTGTCTCCGCatccttcctccccctctccttcttcacccccaccctctccccctacCCCAGAGTGCTGGTGCCCACACCCTTCCTTTGAAGGGGGGGCCTCAATTGGCGCCAGTCACCTTTGTAGCGTCCAATCGGCGCACTGTAACTGCATGGCTGTGGGCGGAGCTACGGCAGGGGCAGAAGCAGGTGTGATGGAAATGGACACTTCGTCCTCctctatcccagcatgccctgctCTGCTGACGGCACCCTCggccctctctgtccctgccacGCCCGTCAGTCCCACCATGCCCGGTCAGCCTCGTGCCCAGTCCCTCCTTGGGGAGCTGGCCACCCTGGAACCCGTGTTTGGGGCAGGAGCATCGATCGCCCCTGTCCCCGGGCAACAACCTGAGTTGTATCAACTCCACCGTGACCCCTCGCCACAGCACTTCCGCCAAG ATGGGAGTGGAAGTGATCCTCCGTTCTAA
- the LOC118774700 gene encoding EGF-containing fibulin-like extracellular matrix protein 2, which translates to MRRGCVLLCVCVCLWLVPCVVSQSPAENDTYTECTDGYHWDTESQHCKDINECETIPEACKGEMKCFNHYGGYLCLPRSASVLTAPEPVSQSEHVLPVEVNEAFNPCPMGYEAQGESCVDVDECQLDLHDCQPSQQCVNTVGAFACQCPDGYSKIGPECVDIDECRYRYCQHRCVNVPGSFSCQCEPGFQLAGNNRSCIDVNECDMGAPCQQRCYNTYGTFLCRCEQGYELGPDGFTCNDIDECSYSSYLCQFQCVNEPGKFSCICPEGYQLLGSRLCQDVNECETGEHQCGEGQSCVNIHGGYQCVDTNRCLDPYVQVSDNRCVCPVVKPACRDLPFSIVHRYMSITSDRSVPSDIFQIQATSVYPGAYNTFRIRSGDENGDFYIRQINNISAMLVLARAITGPREYVLDLEMISINPLMSYQTSSALRLSVYVGPYAF; encoded by the exons ATGCGGCGCGggtgtgtgctgctctgtgtgtgcgtgtgtctgtggctCGTTCCCTGTGTCGTCTCTCAAAGTCCCGCAGAAAATGACACGTACACG GAATGCACAGATGGCTACCATTGGGACACAGAGTCTCAACACTGTAAAG ACATAAATGAGTGCGAGACCATTCCGGAAGCATGCAAGGGAGAGATGAAGTGCTTCAACCACTACGGCGGCTACCTCTGCCTCCCACGCTCCGCCTCCGTCCTCACCGCCCCAGAGCCcgtgagccaatcagagcacgTCCTTCCAGTCGAGGTCAACGAGGCCTTCAACCCCTGTCCAATGGGATACGAAGCACAAGGGGAGAGCTGTGTGG ACGTGGACGAGTGTCAGCTGGACCTGCACGACTGCCAGCCCAGCCAGCAGTGTGTGAACACGGTGGGCGCCTTCGCCTGCCAGTGTCCCGATGGCTACAGCAAGATCGGCCCCGAGTGCGTCG ACATTGATGAGTGCAGATACAGGTATTGCCAGCATCGATGTGTGAACGTCCCTGGCTCCTTCTCTTGCCAGTGTGAACCTGGATTCCAGTTGGCTGGAAACAACCGTTCCTGCATTG atgtgaatgagtgtgacaTGGGCGCCCCCTGTCAGCAGAGATGTTATAACACCTACGGCACCTTCCTCTGCCGCTGCGAGCAGGGCTACGAGCTTGGGCCCGACGGCTTCACATGCAATG ACATTGATGAGTGCAGCTACTCCAGTTACCTGTGTCAGTTCCAGTGTGTAAATGAGCCAGGGAAGTTCTCCTGCATTTGCCCCGAGGGGTACCAGCTGCTGGGGTCACGCCTCTGCCAGG atGTGAACGAGTGTGAGACAGGTGAACACCAGTGTGGCGAAGGACAATCCTGTGTGAATATTCATGGGGGATATCAGTGTGTTGACACCAACCGCTGTCTGGATCCTTATGTACAGGTGTCTGACAA TCGCTGCGTGTGCCCCGTGGTGAAGCCTGCGTGTCGGGATCTTCCCTTCTCCATCGTCCACCGTTACATGAGCATCACGTCCGACCGCTCCGTCCCCTCCGACATCTTCCAGATCCAGGCCACCAGCGTCTACCCCGGGGCCTACAACACCTTCCGCATCCGCTCCGGTGACGAGAACGGAGACTTCTACATCCGG CAAATCAACAACATCAGCGCCATGCTGGTTCTGGCCCGGGCCATCACCGGACCCAGGGAGTACGTTCTGGACCTGGAGATGATTTCAATCAACCCGCTCATGAGCTACCAGACCAGCTCCGCTCTGCGCCTGTCAGTATATGTGGGGCCTTATGCCTtctaa